The Desulfosporosinus acidiphilus SJ4 genome has a window encoding:
- a CDS encoding BlaI/MecI/CopY family transcriptional regulator gives MNFSFRPNKKGFEKILGELETQVMEIVWRREEVSVREVFDELNQKRPLAYTTVLTTMKNLYLKKLLERRQSGIAFIYVPVYTRDELSRLAVEEVVNGLLNDFAQPFIACLTNLHHKDELSDIVGQLEQLLKEKGKGDSSQ, from the coding sequence ATGAATTTTTCCTTTCGACCCAATAAAAAAGGCTTTGAAAAAATTCTTGGGGAATTAGAGACCCAAGTCATGGAGATTGTTTGGCGGAGAGAGGAAGTGAGTGTGCGGGAGGTATTCGATGAGTTGAACCAAAAAAGGCCTCTTGCTTATACAACTGTTCTTACCACAATGAAAAACCTTTACTTGAAGAAACTTCTAGAGCGCAGACAAAGTGGTATAGCTTTCATTTATGTTCCTGTATACACCCGGGATGAACTGAGCCGTTTAGCGGTAGAAGAGGTTGTAAATGGACTTTTGAACGATTTTGCGCAACCGTTTATAGCTTGTCTCACCAACCTCCATCATAAAGACGAACTTTCTGATATCGTAGGGCAATTGGAGCAATTACTTAAGGAAAAGGGCAAAGGGGATAGCAGTCAATGA
- a CDS encoding MFS transporter has product MLILGIAGFTVMADNWVVSPILPAISNSFNVAAIQADVLITAYMIPFGLFQLVFGPLADRFGKRQVINIAMFCFVVSTALCTIASSLSDLTVYRALTGFT; this is encoded by the coding sequence TTGCTAATTCTTGGCATAGCTGGTTTCACGGTAATGGCAGATAACTGGGTGGTTTCTCCTATCCTACCAGCCATTAGTAATAGCTTTAATGTGGCTGCTATTCAAGCTGATGTGTTGATTACTGCCTATATGATTCCCTTTGGTCTCTTTCAATTGGTGTTCGGTCCTCTGGCGGATCGGTTCGGTAAACGCCAGGTGATTAACATAGCCATGTTTTGCTTTGTCGTATCTACTGCCCTTTGCACCATCGCCAGTAGCCTTTCGGATCTGACCGTTTACCGGGCTTTAACCGGTTTTACCTGA
- a CDS encoding PTS transporter subunit EIIC → MSKERGLSKKILNAFGGKENIKAVTYNMNSLSLTVVNNGQVNEEGLKKIKEVIRLVEDSDQLQVILGPGLANKVAAEITALIRMQMIDVQNPKSIISDNRQTPYEMFLRKLSSIFIPLIPAIVASGMITSLTNVAIQMGITPESLIINILKTLGNGIFAYLAIFVGINASKEFGGTPAMGGLAGVLLINPAIANIKISGVALIPGQGGIIGVLLVAWFMSWVEKQLRKIIPNAIDIIATPALTLLITGFATYIFLQPIAGYLSDGIVYAFKSLTNGGAIAGFILAGTNVPLVITGLHHGLNPVNMEFLNTFRQNPLQPIMAMGGAGQVGATFAVYVKTKNQRLKNIIKGALPVGILGIGEPLIYGVTLPLGRPFVTACIGAAFGGAVQASFHVSTIAMGVSGLLLTFLIKNGSAFYYLLGICVAYVASFLATWFVGFDDPRE, encoded by the coding sequence ATGTCTAAAGAGAGAGGGTTGTCGAAAAAAATTCTTAATGCCTTTGGTGGCAAGGAAAACATAAAAGCAGTTACGTATAATATGAACAGTTTGAGTTTGACGGTTGTTAATAACGGACAAGTAAATGAAGAGGGTCTCAAGAAAATTAAGGAAGTAATAAGATTGGTTGAAGATTCCGACCAATTGCAAGTTATTTTGGGTCCGGGTTTGGCTAATAAAGTTGCAGCGGAAATAACTGCTCTCATCAGAATGCAAATGATTGACGTTCAAAACCCCAAATCTATAATAAGCGATAATAGGCAGACGCCATATGAAATGTTTCTGCGTAAACTATCGAGCATTTTTATTCCTCTAATTCCTGCTATTGTTGCTTCCGGTATGATCACGAGTTTAACCAACGTGGCTATACAGATGGGGATAACTCCAGAAAGTCTAATCATCAATATCCTTAAAACTCTTGGTAACGGCATTTTTGCTTACCTTGCAATCTTTGTCGGCATTAATGCCTCCAAGGAATTCGGTGGTACTCCAGCCATGGGAGGTTTGGCCGGTGTGCTCTTAATCAACCCGGCGATAGCTAATATCAAGATTTCCGGGGTTGCCTTAATTCCTGGTCAGGGTGGGATCATTGGGGTACTGCTGGTTGCCTGGTTTATGAGCTGGGTTGAAAAACAATTGCGTAAAATAATTCCCAATGCTATAGATATTATTGCGACTCCGGCATTAACCTTGTTGATCACTGGCTTTGCCACGTATATTTTCCTGCAACCCATTGCGGGTTATTTGTCTGATGGCATTGTCTACGCCTTTAAAAGTTTAACTAATGGCGGTGCCATTGCGGGCTTCATCCTAGCGGGAACAAACGTGCCGTTGGTCATAACAGGGTTGCATCATGGCTTAAATCCTGTGAATATGGAATTTCTGAATACGTTTAGACAGAATCCTTTACAACCTATCATGGCGATGGGAGGAGCAGGACAGGTAGGGGCAACGTTTGCGGTATATGTCAAGACCAAAAACCAGAGACTTAAAAACATCATCAAAGGCGCTTTACCGGTTGGAATTCTGGGCATTGGCGAACCCCTTATCTACGGTGTAACTTTGCCTCTCGGACGCCCCTTTGTAACAGCTTGCATCGGGGCTGCTTTCGGTGGTGCTGTTCAGGCTAGTTTCCATGTATCTACCATTGCCATGGGGGTGTCCGGATTGCTACTTACTTTCCTGATTAAAAACGGGAGTGCCTTTTACTATCTCCTGGGTATTTGTGTTGCCTATGTCGCTTCGTTCTTGGCTACTTGGTTTGTGGGCTTTGACGATCCTAGGGAATGA
- a CDS encoding M56 family metallopeptidase gives MNHYLGIFLIYPYFRQVILDSIFTFGLIWVMVRVFSFKEARLQAAVYSAPLLVPVLLPFIPDSRLYWGPFMLIQNLHWGQFTEFKWLVTVCYLPFIVAVLQLLISYLAYRRMLSGCREVTVENAPQLFAHLDPLVRKTGIAKLQVYILPPERGVQIFVSGIRRPLLVISPLLLSALSDSELQAVLAHELAHLVRRDQIASMVTFLLRSLMFYNPLLYPLVKWLKEEREKAADALATRWTKKPFALAGGLVKVTKLMLEQRPLYTSYGLSTIELTSGGALRERVRLLLDQTNEPRKEMPKRIWFFLGLLFTLEIAFAHWALLPLNQHFSCVLWQFH, from the coding sequence ATGAACCACTATCTGGGGATTTTTCTGATTTACCCATATTTTAGGCAAGTGATATTAGATTCGATTTTTACATTCGGTCTAATTTGGGTAATGGTACGTGTCTTTAGCTTTAAGGAAGCCCGACTTCAAGCAGCTGTTTATTCTGCGCCACTTTTAGTTCCGGTGCTTTTGCCCTTTATCCCTGATAGCCGTTTGTATTGGGGGCCGTTTATGCTCATTCAGAACCTGCACTGGGGTCAGTTCACAGAGTTTAAATGGTTAGTGACTGTTTGCTATTTACCATTTATCGTTGCTGTTTTGCAATTACTTATTTCCTATTTAGCGTATCGCCGTATGCTGTCCGGATGCCGAGAAGTGACGGTAGAAAATGCTCCACAACTTTTTGCTCATCTTGATCCCTTGGTCAGAAAAACCGGAATCGCGAAACTACAGGTTTATATTCTGCCGCCGGAGAGGGGGGTGCAAATCTTTGTCAGCGGTATAAGGCGTCCCCTCTTGGTTATTTCCCCATTGTTATTGTCGGCCCTTTCGGATTCCGAGTTACAAGCTGTTTTAGCCCACGAATTGGCTCATTTAGTGCGTCGGGATCAGATCGCCTCTATGGTTACATTTTTGTTACGAAGCTTGATGTTCTATAACCCTCTTCTCTATCCTCTGGTGAAATGGTTAAAAGAAGAACGGGAAAAAGCCGCTGATGCTTTAGCCACCCGTTGGACAAAAAAACCATTTGCCCTTGCCGGAGGTCTTGTCAAAGTGACCAAGCTTATGCTAGAGCAAAGACCATTATATACTTCCTATGGATTATCCACTATAGAATTAACGAGCGGGGGAGCTTTACGGGAGCGGGTGCGTCTCTTACTTGATCAGACTAACGAGCCGAGAAAAGAGATGCCCAAACGGATTTGGTTTTTCCTGGGATTGCTTTTTACATTGGAAATTGCCTTTGCCCATTGGGCTTTGTTACCGCTTAACCAGCATTTTTCCTGCGTCTTATGGCAGTTTCATTAA